The Mumia flava sequence CGATCGCCGCGGCAGCAGCCGCCGCCAACGCGGTCAGCACGGCCCGACGTCCACGTCGCGGCTTGTGCAACGGGGTCACGCCCGGCCGTTCCTGCGGCGTCCGCGCCACCGCCTCCATGACCGACGTCCTCAGGCCCGGGGGCGGCTCCGCCCGGGCCGCGTCGGCGAGCCGCGCCGCCGTCTCCCGGAATCCCCTCACCTCCTCGGCGCAGTCGGTGCACTGCGCGAGGTGCTCCTCGAAGCCGACCCGCTCCGCCTCGTCCAGCGCGTCCAGCGCGTACGCGGCGGCCAGGTTGTGCGGCTCGCTGGTCATGCGACCACCCCCAGGCAGTCCCGCAGCCGGATCAGGCCGTCGCGCATCCGGGTCTTCACCGTCGCCGGGTTCGCGTCCAGGACGGTGGCGACCTCGGCGTAGGTGTAGCCCTGGTAGTAGGCGAGACCGACCGCCTCGCGCTGCAGGTCGGTCAGCGTGCCGAGGCACCGGCGTACCTGCTCGTGCTCCAGCCGGACCGTGACCTCGTCGGAGACGTGGTCGAAGTCCGGGCCCCCCGACCAGTCGTAGCGCGTCTCGCGGTCAGCGGCGGCCTGGTCCCGGCGGACGGCGTCGACCGCACGCCGGTGCGCCAGCATGAGCACCCACGACCGCGCCCGTCCGCGCCCCGGATCGAAACGGACGGCGCTCTGCCACACCTGGAGGAACACTTCCTGGGCGACCTCCTCGGATCGGGCCGGGTCACGCAGGACCCGGCGCGCGAGCCCGTAGACAGCCGCCCCGAGCTCGTCGTACAGCGCCGCGAACGCCGCCTCGTCGCCGCGCGCGACCGACGTCATCAGATCGTCGAGCTCGTCCGCCGGCGCCCGGTCGGCACGGTGCGCCGGCCGGTGCGGAGGTGGGTCGCTCTGGGCCATCGAGGCTCCTCGTTCGTCGGTGGTCTCATCCGTCGTTCGGCGCCGCGAGCCCGCCGG is a genomic window containing:
- the sigK gene encoding ECF RNA polymerase sigma factor SigK; amino-acid sequence: MAQSDPPPHRPAHRADRAPADELDDLMTSVARGDEAAFAALYDELGAAVYGLARRVLRDPARSEEVAQEVFLQVWQSAVRFDPGRGRARSWVLMLAHRRAVDAVRRDQAAADRETRYDWSGGPDFDHVSDEVTVRLEHEQVRRCLGTLTDLQREAVGLAYYQGYTYAEVATVLDANPATVKTRMRDGLIRLRDCLGVVA